A segment of the Falsirhodobacter algicola genome:
ATCCGGGCGAGGTGAAGATCGGCATCGACGGCGTGTTCAACGCCCAGCATCTGCCGCTTCTGGGGCTGGAGCAGGCGGCGGATGTCGATCTGAACGAGATCGTCTATCAAAGCAGCGCCGAGACGAAGAAGGCCCTTCTGGGTGGCGAGATTGATGCCGGCATCATGCCCTCGCACATCATCGTCGCCGAAGAGGACAGCGGCTCGCTCCGCGCCGTGGTGGACATGATGGAGGTGAAGGCCGACTACCTGCCGGATGTCCCCTCGCTTGCCGATCTGGGCTACACGCCCAGCCAGCTGTTCGTCGGGGTGATCGCGCCGAAGGGCCTGCCGCAGGACATCCGCGACACGCTGACCGGCGCGGTCGAGGCCGCGCTGGCGGACCCGGAACTGGACGCGATGCTGGCCCGGCAGGGCGTGCTCGTGAACTACAACGGGCCGGAGGAATACAGCGACCGGCTGGAGCGGCTGGACGATGTGAACCGCCGCATCCTGACCGATTTCGGCGTGCTGAAATAAGCGCGCCCCCCTGTTGATCCGAAGGTTCCAGAGATGACGACCGACCCGAAACAACCGAACTTCCTGTGGATCTGCACGGACCAGCAGCGTTTCGACACGATCCGCGCCCTTGGGAACGGCCATATCCACACCCCGAACCTCGACCGGCTGGTGGCGACGGGCGTGACCATGGCGCAGACCTATTGCCAGAACCCCGTCTGCACGCCCAGCCGGGCCAGCTTTCTGACGGGGCGCTATCCGCGCACCACGGGCGTGACGCGCAACGGCAACGATGCCTTCCCGGAGGACGAGGTGCTCGTCCCCCGGATCCTTGCCGATCACGGCTATGTCTGCGGGCTGATCGGCAAGCTGCACCTTTCGTCGGCCGATGGCCGGACCGAGGTGCTGCCCAAGGATCACGGCTACGATGTCGTCCGGTGGAGCCATGGGCCACGGGACGGCTGGGGCGACGACAACGCCTATCAGGCGTGGCTGCGCGCCAAGGGCGTGGCATGGGACGATGTGTACAAGGGCAGGGCGGGCGGCATACCCGTCCAGCACCATCAGACGACATGGTGTGCCGAGGAGGCGATGGCCTTCATCGACACCCATCGGGATCGTCCGTGGATGCTGAGCATCAACATCTTCGACCCGCACCACCCCTTCGATCCGCCCGCCGAGCACAAGGCGAAATACCCCGCCGAGGACATGCCCCTGCCCAAATGGCGCGCGGGCGAGTTGGACACCAAGCCCGCCCTTCAGCGCAAGGATTACGAGGAGGGCGGCCAGAGCGGCCTCGGCCCCGCCTGCCGCGCGCTGAGCGACCGGGAGAAGCAGGACTACGTCTCGGACTATTACGCGATGATCGACCTGATCGACCTGCAGGTCGGGCGGCTGATCGACCATCTCGAAGAGCACGGCTTGCGCGAGGATACCGTCATCATCTTCCACAGCGACCATGGGGAGATGCTGGGCGATCACGGCCTCATCCTGAAGGGCGGACATTTCTATCAGGAACTGGTGCATGTGCCGCTGATCCTGTCCTGCCCGGCGCGGCTGATGTCCGACTTGCGCAGCCCCGCGCTGACGGAACTGATCGACATCGCCCCGACCCTCTTGGAGCTTGCGGGCATTCCGGTGCCGCACCGGATGCAGGGGAGGAGCCTTGCCGCCCTGCTGCGCGGCGATGCGGATCCCGATGTGCATCGCGGC
Coding sequences within it:
- a CDS encoding tripartite tricarboxylate transporter substrate binding protein, translated to MFRLLETFKVQAAVLASAAVIAGAAPALAQGYPEKPITWIVPDGAGGGLDSVVRTIAPYVARNLPNDATIVLKNLPGATQTIAVSAVHDARPDGYTIGQASVAPLTIMPHLGKTKYDGYEDFDLIANVFDAAHYMVVPGSSEFDSFEQLLDYAKAHPGEVKIGIDGVFNAQHLPLLGLEQAADVDLNEIVYQSSAETKKALLGGEIDAGIMPSHIIVAEEDSGSLRAVVDMMEVKADYLPDVPSLADLGYTPSQLFVGVIAPKGLPQDIRDTLTGAVEAALADPELDAMLARQGVLVNYNGPEEYSDRLERLDDVNRRILTDFGVLK
- a CDS encoding sulfatase; the protein is MTTDPKQPNFLWICTDQQRFDTIRALGNGHIHTPNLDRLVATGVTMAQTYCQNPVCTPSRASFLTGRYPRTTGVTRNGNDAFPEDEVLVPRILADHGYVCGLIGKLHLSSADGRTEVLPKDHGYDVVRWSHGPRDGWGDDNAYQAWLRAKGVAWDDVYKGRAGGIPVQHHQTTWCAEEAMAFIDTHRDRPWMLSINIFDPHHPFDPPAEHKAKYPAEDMPLPKWRAGELDTKPALQRKDYEEGGQSGLGPACRALSDREKQDYVSDYYAMIDLIDLQVGRLIDHLEEHGLREDTVIIFHSDHGEMLGDHGLILKGGHFYQELVHVPLILSCPARLMSDLRSPALTELIDIAPTLLELAGIPVPHRMQGRSLAALLRGDADPDVHRGSVYCEYYDSLPAAHQGTFATMYFDGRYKLTVFHGQSVGELYDLRTDPDEFDNRWDDPACRDLRADLVLRSFERSIRTVDPVTIVGNF